One genomic segment of Coffea arabica cultivar ET-39 chromosome 6e, Coffea Arabica ET-39 HiFi, whole genome shotgun sequence includes these proteins:
- the LOC113695327 gene encoding acid phosphatase 1 isoform X3 translates to MKRSSWGFGQIVLLSLHVSLTTAFSDSILQILPENSGSSPHHRHRHRKIPRDDNLYCDSWRFVVEANDVGPWARIPSRCVAFVQDYVTNDRYRADSEAVADASLEFAKTVKVSGNGKDAWVFDIDETLLSNVPYYAVHGFGCGHRSETFDENSFDEWVDLAEAPALPASLRLYKELEQLGFKISLLTGRTEFQRSATSKNLDYAGYSNWERLILSLQI, encoded by the exons ATGAAGCGCTCGTCGTGGGGTTTCGGCCAAATCGTCCTCCTCTCCCTCCACGTCTCCCTAACTACTGCCTTCTCCGACTCGATCCTCCAAATCCTGCCCGAAAATTCAGGATCTTCCCCCCACCACCGCCACCGCCACCGGAAGATTCCGAGGGACGATAATCTCTACTGTGACAGCTGGAGATTCGTCGTGGAAGCAAATGACGTCGGTCCCTGGGCTCGCATCCCATCCAGATGCGTTGCATTCGTGCAGGACTACGTCACCAATGATCGGTATCGGGCGGACTCAGAGGCCGTAGCTGACGCGTCCCTGGAGTTCGCGAAGACGGTGAAGGTTTCCGGCAACGGGAAGGACGCTTGGGTCTTCGACATTGATGAAACTCTGCTTTCCAACGTCCCTTATTATGCGGTCCATGGGTTCGG TTGTGGACACAGATCAGAGACTTTTGATGAAAATTCATTTGATGAGTGGGTTGACTTGGCTGAGGCCCCTGCATTGCCAGCAAGTTTGAGGCTGTATAAAGAGCTGGAGCAGCTGGGCTTTAAGATATCTTTGTTGACTGGTAGAACTGAATTTCAAAGGAGTGCCACAAGCAAAAATCTAGATTACGCTGGATACAGCAACTGGGAAAGGCTTATCTTGAG